The following are encoded together in the Desulfovibrio desulfuricans DSM 642 genome:
- a CDS encoding DUF134 domain-containing protein — protein sequence MPRPCHCRRVSALPKNRCFKPNGIPLHELEEVVLSLDGLEALRLADFEDLNMDAAAARMGVSRHTFGRLLRRARRSVAQALVQGQALRIEGGVCAVDATAEGAESEDAMPGGLVVAVPSIAPGGPDAAPNAHFGRCQFYTLARVEDGKIGEVSIQPNPMHQGGDCTGPVQALLRLGVGALLAGGMGMRPLRALQEAGIAVYYNANLPTVADCLNAFAAGRLVPFGPGHLCQGGCASER from the coding sequence ATGCCAAGACCTTGCCATTGCAGGCGCGTGAGCGCCCTGCCAAAAAACAGATGTTTCAAGCCCAACGGTATTCCCCTGCACGAACTTGAAGAGGTTGTGCTGTCGCTGGATGGCCTGGAAGCCCTGCGGCTGGCCGACTTTGAAGACCTGAATATGGATGCCGCCGCAGCCCGTATGGGTGTTTCGCGGCATACCTTTGGCAGGCTTTTGCGGCGCGCGCGGCGTAGTGTGGCTCAAGCTCTTGTGCAGGGGCAGGCCCTGCGCATTGAGGGCGGGGTGTGCGCTGTGGATGCAACTGCCGAGGGGGCGGAAAGCGAGGATGCCATGCCGGGCGGGCTGGTGGTGGCTGTGCCAAGCATTGCCCCCGGCGGGCCGGATGCTGCGCCCAACGCGCATTTTGGCCGATGTCAGTTCTATACCCTTGCCAGGGTGGAGGACGGCAAGATTGGGGAGGTCAGCATTCAGCCCAATCCCATGCATCAGGGTGGGGATTGCACCGGGCCGGTGCAGGCCCTTCTACGTCTTGGAGTTGGCGCACTGCTTGCGGGCGGCATGGGCATGCGGCCCCTGCGGGCTTTGCAGGAGGCGGGTATAGCCGTGTATTACAATGCCAATCTGCCCACCGTAGCCGACTGTCTTAACGCCTTTGCTGCGGGAAGGCTTGTTCCTTTCGGCCCTGGGCATCTTTGCCAAGGCGGTTGCGCTTCTGAACGGTAG
- a CDS encoding MipA/OmpV family protein encodes MKIRGLSYLATLTILLLTAFSAIAEEGKSDSNRWGFNLGIGGTVSTSEYKGVERLGTALPLLGYEGEHLYLRGLSGGVHLFKNEYHEVNVQLSYLPQHFYASWSDNSGMKKLDDRYASAMAGINYRLRTELGVLAATLSTDALGVNKGVMADASYSYPIRFANMSLIPTAGVQWTDVNYNDYYYGVSKSEARASGLSHYSPESALSPYAELTLRVGLTESWSAFVSGKSQFLGQEITDSPMVERNNKYSLSGGFLYAF; translated from the coding sequence ATGAAAATACGGGGATTGTCGTATCTGGCGACATTAACCATTCTTCTTTTAACGGCTTTTTCTGCTATTGCGGAAGAAGGCAAGAGCGACAGCAACCGATGGGGATTCAACCTCGGCATTGGCGGCACTGTTTCCACCTCGGAATACAAGGGCGTGGAAAGGCTGGGCACGGCCCTGCCCTTGCTGGGATATGAAGGCGAGCATCTGTATTTGCGCGGATTGAGCGGCGGCGTGCACCTGTTCAAGAACGAATACCATGAAGTCAACGTGCAACTTTCGTATCTGCCGCAGCATTTTTATGCCTCATGGAGCGACAACTCGGGCATGAAAAAGCTTGATGACCGCTATGCATCGGCCATGGCCGGCATCAACTACCGCTTGCGCACCGAACTTGGCGTGCTGGCAGCCACCCTTTCCACCGATGCGCTGGGCGTGAACAAGGGCGTGATGGCCGATGCCTCCTATTCCTACCCCATCCGTTTTGCCAATATGTCGCTTATTCCCACGGCTGGTGTGCAGTGGACCGACGTGAATTACAACGACTATTATTACGGCGTGAGCAAGAGCGAGGCACGAGCCAGCGGGCTGAGCCACTACTCGCCGGAATCAGCACTCTCGCCTTATGCGGAACTGACGCTAAGGGTCGGCCTTACAGAAAGCTGGAGCGCTTTTGTGAGTGGAAAAAGCCAGTTTTTGGGACAGGAAATAACTGACAGCCCCATGGTTGAACGCAACAACAAATATTCGTTGAGCGGGGGCTTTCTTTACGCGTTTTAG
- a CDS encoding TetR/AcrR family transcriptional regulator — MAPERKTATGPQRKRNAAETRNRLLQAARRLFAKANYGNVGIREIGAAAGVNPALISRYFGSKRNLFLEVASILNSEGIEALPDVPPMEKTSMAMGSILSGGAQSAWATDFRITALSALDPNVSDVMAKTYDNIRQQIMAVLPGEQAATRAELILAQIMGASMVVNLLRGADSPRIDIEYMNKFYAKQLAELFACEPAD; from the coding sequence ATGGCTCCTGAACGTAAAACGGCCACGGGCCCGCAGCGCAAACGCAATGCCGCAGAAACCAGAAACCGTCTTTTGCAGGCGGCGCGAAGGCTCTTTGCCAAAGCCAACTACGGCAACGTCGGGATACGGGAAATCGGCGCGGCGGCAGGGGTAAACCCGGCACTCATCAGCCGCTATTTTGGCTCAAAAAGGAATCTTTTTCTTGAAGTGGCGTCCATTCTGAATTCAGAAGGCATTGAGGCCCTGCCTGATGTGCCGCCCATGGAAAAAACCAGTATGGCCATGGGCAGCATTCTTTCTGGCGGAGCGCAGAGTGCATGGGCCACAGATTTTCGCATCACGGCCCTTTCTGCACTGGATCCCAATGTTTCGGACGTGATGGCAAAAACGTACGACAACATCCGTCAGCAGATCATGGCGGTGCTGCCCGGTGAACAGGCTGCAACACGGGCAGAACTGATACTGGCGCAGATCATGGGGGCGTCAATGGTCGTTAATCTGCTGCGGGGAGCGGATTCGCCCAGGATCGACATTGAGTACATGAATAAATTTTATGCAAAGCAACTGGCGGAACTGTTCGCGTGCGAACCCGCTGACTGA
- a CDS encoding YccF domain-containing protein, with amino-acid sequence MTSAISCLGNAIWFLCGGILMGLVWWIYGVLCFISIVGIPWGRACFVMGNFAFFPFGKMPVARDVLTGRQDVGTGPWGTVGNIIWLLLAGVWIALGHLVSAVMCAVTIIGIPFAWQHVKLAALALCPIGKAIVPAPLADAAERAAAERGFHDGRY; translated from the coding sequence ATGACCAGCGCCATAAGTTGCCTTGGAAACGCCATCTGGTTTTTGTGCGGCGGCATTCTCATGGGCCTTGTGTGGTGGATATACGGAGTGCTCTGCTTTATTTCCATCGTGGGCATTCCCTGGGGCAGGGCATGCTTTGTCATGGGCAATTTCGCCTTTTTTCCCTTTGGCAAAATGCCCGTTGCGCGCGATGTGCTCACCGGCAGGCAGGATGTGGGCACCGGCCCGTGGGGCACGGTGGGCAACATCATATGGCTTTTGCTGGCTGGCGTGTGGATTGCCCTGGGGCATCTGGTTTCTGCCGTCATGTGCGCGGTGACCATAATCGGCATTCCTTTTGCGTGGCAGCACGTCAAACTGGCGGCGCTGGCCCTCTGCCCCATTGGCAAGGCCATTGTACCCGCACCCCTGGCCGATGCTGCCGAACGCGCCGCCGCAGAACGAGGCTTCCACGACGGGCGCTATTAA
- the purM gene encoding phosphoribosylformylglycinamidine cyclo-ligase, with protein sequence MSSDRAKAYTQAGVDIEAGNALVSRIKGMVQSTQTRGVISDIGGFGGLFRPDLNGMTEPVLVSSTDGVGTKLKLAFACNRHDTVGIDLVAMSVNDILVQGANPLFFLDYFATGKLDVETAQTVIGGVAEGCRQSGCALLGGETAEMPDMYAPGEYDLAGFCVGIVDNAKLIDGSGIQVGDKIIGIASSGLHSNGFSLARKVLDQSGLSLTDPFPGGDGASVGDVLLTPTTIYVEAVRSLLRDMNVKGMAHITGGGFYDNIPRVLPAQVEARIHFGSWQMAPVFNWLKEAGNLSWPEILQIFNGGIGYVLVVPADQAEEAINRIQAFKLRAWCIGEIARRSKDDGQEQVIINF encoded by the coding sequence ATGTCCAGCGACCGCGCAAAAGCCTACACTCAGGCAGGCGTTGATATTGAGGCGGGAAACGCTCTTGTTTCACGCATCAAAGGCATGGTTCAGAGCACGCAGACCAGAGGCGTCATTTCCGATATTGGCGGCTTCGGCGGCCTGTTCCGGCCTGACCTCAACGGCATGACCGAACCTGTGCTTGTTTCTTCCACCGATGGCGTGGGAACCAAGCTCAAACTGGCTTTTGCCTGCAACAGGCACGATACTGTGGGCATCGACCTTGTGGCCATGAGTGTCAACGACATTCTGGTTCAGGGTGCCAACCCTCTGTTTTTTCTTGATTACTTTGCCACGGGCAAGCTTGACGTAGAAACCGCCCAGACCGTCATTGGCGGCGTGGCCGAGGGCTGCCGTCAGTCAGGATGCGCCCTGCTTGGCGGTGAAACCGCTGAAATGCCCGACATGTACGCGCCAGGCGAGTATGACCTTGCCGGTTTTTGCGTGGGCATTGTGGATAATGCCAAGCTCATTGACGGCTCCGGCATTCAGGTGGGCGACAAGATCATCGGCATTGCCTCCTCGGGCCTGCACTCCAACGGCTTTTCCCTGGCCCGCAAGGTGCTTGACCAGAGCGGCCTTTCCCTCACCGATCCCTTCCCCGGCGGGGATGGAGCCAGCGTTGGCGATGTGCTGCTGACACCCACCACCATCTACGTGGAAGCGGTGCGCTCCCTGCTGCGCGATATGAACGTCAAGGGCATGGCCCACATCACCGGCGGCGGCTTTTACGACAATATTCCCCGCGTACTGCCCGCACAGGTGGAAGCGCGCATTCATTTTGGCAGCTGGCAGATGGCCCCCGTGTTCAACTGGCTCAAGGAAGCGGGCAACCTCAGCTGGCCGGAAATTCTGCAAATATTCAACGGCGGCATCGGCTATGTGCTGGTGGTGCCCGCCGATCAGGCCGAAGAAGCGATCAATCGCATTCAGGCCTTCAAGCTGCGGGCATGGTGCATCGGCGAGATAGCCCGCCGCTCCAAGGATGACGGCCAGGAACAGGTCATCATCAATTTCTAG
- the amrS gene encoding AmmeMemoRadiSam system radical SAM enzyme, producing the protein MLAALWDSQPDGTVVCRLCAHRCRLRKGAKGICGVRVNMRGELVSLVSRVVTAAAMDPIEKKPLYHFLPGSKIFSVGSAGCNFSCHFCQNNNIAHVPESGIVPGKRAAPEDLLAHALANRAQTLAFTYNEPTVFFELLYETAGMAAKKGMRSVLVTNGYMSKDCLTALSRCICAANVDLKSFSEVFYRKYCGGHLQPVLENLKAIKKLGWWLEVTTLVIPGLNDGQAEMEALAAFIRDELGPDTPWHVTGFHGAHLMIDHPDTSLATLEACWRIGREAGLNYVYIGNTRSPLGSNTFCPECNALVIERNGYDTRVQGAEGKCPKCGVQIPGVWK; encoded by the coding sequence ATGCTTGCCGCGCTTTGGGATTCTCAGCCTGACGGCACTGTTGTGTGTCGCCTGTGCGCTCACCGTTGCCGCCTGCGGAAAGGGGCCAAGGGCATTTGCGGGGTGCGCGTCAACATGCGGGGGGAACTGGTTTCTCTGGTCAGCAGGGTTGTTACCGCTGCTGCCATGGATCCCATTGAAAAAAAACCTCTTTACCATTTTTTGCCCGGAAGCAAGATTTTTTCTGTCGGCAGCGCCGGGTGCAACTTTTCCTGCCATTTCTGCCAGAACAACAACATAGCCCATGTGCCGGAAAGTGGCATTGTGCCCGGCAAGCGCGCTGCGCCAGAAGACCTGTTGGCCCACGCTCTGGCCAACCGCGCCCAGACCCTGGCCTTTACCTACAACGAGCCTACGGTCTTTTTTGAGCTGCTGTACGAGACAGCGGGCATGGCGGCCAAAAAGGGTATGCGCAGTGTGCTTGTGACCAACGGCTATATGTCCAAGGATTGCCTGACGGCCCTCAGCCGGTGCATCTGCGCCGCCAATGTGGATCTGAAGTCGTTCAGCGAGGTCTTTTACCGCAAATATTGCGGCGGGCATCTTCAGCCTGTGCTGGAAAATCTGAAGGCCATCAAAAAGCTTGGCTGGTGGCTTGAGGTCACAACCCTGGTTATTCCCGGTCTTAACGACGGGCAGGCGGAGATGGAAGCGCTGGCAGCCTTTATTCGTGACGAGCTGGGGCCGGATACGCCGTGGCATGTGACGGGGTTTCACGGCGCGCACCTGATGATCGACCATCCGGACACATCGCTGGCAACACTTGAGGCCTGTTGGCGCATCGGGCGCGAGGCCGGTCTGAATTATGTTTATATAGGAAACACGCGCAGCCCTCTGGGCAGCAATACGTTTTGCCCGGAGTGCAATGCGCTGGTTATTGAACGGAACGGATACGACACGCGGGTGCAGGGTGCAGAAGGCAAGTGCCCCAAGTGCGGCGTGCAGATCCCGGGAGTCTGGAAATAA
- a CDS encoding cob(I)yrinic acid a,c-diamide adenosyltransferase, whose amino-acid sequence MILVYTGDGKGKTSACVGQTVRALGQNMAVAFGQFMKRDGQAGEQCMLAKLLGERFFAGGLGFLRTDAERPAHREAALRVLGWARGQLEQADMLVLDETLYALSAGILEQQELEELMALARARDCHLVLSGRSVPEWLVDAADLVTSMTEIKHPWRTGVKAAPGIEF is encoded by the coding sequence ATGATTCTTGTGTATACAGGTGACGGCAAAGGAAAAACCAGCGCCTGCGTGGGGCAGACCGTGCGCGCGCTCGGGCAGAATATGGCTGTGGCCTTTGGGCAGTTTATGAAGCGCGATGGGCAGGCGGGCGAGCAGTGCATGCTTGCCAAACTGTTGGGCGAGCGCTTTTTTGCCGGAGGGCTGGGCTTTTTGCGTACCGATGCAGAGCGCCCCGCGCACCGTGAGGCCGCCCTAAGGGTGCTCGGTTGGGCGCGTGGGCAGCTCGAGCAGGCAGACATGCTGGTTCTGGATGAAACCCTGTATGCCCTGAGCGCCGGGATTCTTGAACAGCAGGAACTGGAAGAGCTTATGGCGCTGGCTCGCGCCAGAGATTGTCACCTTGTGCTGTCTGGCCGCAGCGTGCCGGAGTGGCTGGTGGATGCGGCAGACCTTGTGACCTCCATGACCGAAATCAAGCACCCCTGGCGTACGGGAGTCAAGGCCGCGCCGGGCATAGAGTTTTAG
- a CDS encoding BON domain-containing protein, with protein MKRLALLLLLFCVTLLNGCAYTGYSIYDDQRLMGTMSDDKELSAKIKTALLDESFSGGWSVAVYSFYGHVFLVGEIPDTMQGKAVTIANRYKPRSVTTHWFTPATSDSSNFVLATKLRKDLISTKGLSSTRIDTEVNSGRVVLLGVVRDDTEKQLAIQAARGVGGVTGVTSYLMLPQKAGQLDNMQPEHATGVSPMDGSMEPSGSPSSTPVSSGANSPGGSGDVESRELP; from the coding sequence ATGAAACGACTGGCGCTTCTACTGCTGCTGTTTTGCGTCACGCTGCTGAACGGCTGCGCATACACCGGCTACTCCATCTATGACGACCAGCGCCTGATGGGCACCATGTCGGACGACAAGGAACTCTCTGCCAAAATCAAGACGGCCCTGCTGGACGAAAGCTTCTCTGGCGGCTGGTCTGTTGCGGTATACAGTTTTTACGGGCATGTCTTCCTTGTGGGTGAAATACCCGACACCATGCAGGGCAAGGCTGTGACCATAGCCAACCGCTACAAACCCCGCTCGGTCACGACCCACTGGTTCACCCCCGCCACCAGCGACTCCAGCAACTTTGTGCTGGCCACCAAGCTGCGCAAAGACCTTATTTCCACCAAAGGGCTCTCTTCCACCCGCATAGATACGGAGGTGAACTCCGGGCGTGTGGTGCTGCTTGGCGTAGTGAGGGATGATACGGAAAAGCAGCTCGCCATCCAGGCCGCGCGAGGTGTTGGTGGAGTAACAGGCGTAACAAGCTACCTCATGTTGCCCCAAAAGGCGGGCCAGCTTGATAACATGCAGCCAGAACACGCCACAGGCGTGAGCCCGATGGACGGCAGCATGGAACCCTCTGGCAGCCCAAGCAGCACTCCGGTTTCCAGCGGCGCAAACAGCCCTGGTGGTTCAGGCGATGTGGAGTCGCGCGAGTTGCCGTAG